The Sandaracinaceae bacterium genome contains a region encoding:
- a CDS encoding translocation/assembly module TamB domain-containing protein → MRWLRNLVLGIVAVVSFAVGLTQTGWGRARIRELTIAVIRDQLGLEATFGELRVDPGLFPPRIEVVASEIALVDPVYGRLVKANRLVISPSVRALLRGELDLDEILIDGAVVNLIVREGEVRNLPRPRVEPDPDSPTTLPFSRLTLTNATVQVDGGPDGSASLTQLEVDLRVSGGTVLQLSVEGGEGSLRQGERRLVLDSLRAVVTVDPDSGIDVAELAVESEHFGVGASEAHVPLPFEPRFFGNVRVRADLAHLDELPIDVELPPLRGLVEVDATVGVRDGTPEGSGQVRLRDAAIDTYGLGERVELDFEFDPTEVRVTEMRFQVVEGGGVVTGHASVGFTADLPLTAQLDIDALQLAKLLKQLGVTPDAIAQWTLGGRIDLAGTLSPLDLSGPIRVRTEDFLVTADAWHHRPATRIMGIERGRVEGRVTVTPEGLGFRDLDVTMPNSTAHVDVLLGFGDFIEVVGHSTQMDLADVTPLTTLHLGGRGTWEATLRGPYNNPAVSGHVQMSGFEFDTFRAGDIDSDWQLENESMSVRFPLITAVKNDSRYTVQDLFVDFRHSRMEVTAEVHAQRMVLADLYHIFRLETDEHFTPFQGVAHGTTRVRYTTGFPDDLPTGTLRASVDIGFSSAHFAGFAFDAGALEADWRWLDYARGVDGAELDVTHLALHKGGGTIAVAGTMALGGVLQMSVSADNIPFAATEGFEGMPDLSGTWSLLGQVEGTSSVPHVNADLGLHQLAWAGEPLGHGRLYVRLTDRTDPWVAEASDWDPRNPPADEPCRHARVGLAQGRWPADPPIQTPAGPVPALTRPMAFLLCGDALTGQIGVDLAVGWTSQLPLRGEVRFDPLDLAPFLAGSLPGATSRGVMQGRMLFDDGALDNDTYGGDLAIERLEVEVEGIPIHNDGPIDVHFVRGEGRIRRMALVGPGTELGVSGRASLRTGLRTRVDGVVDLGLLATTSPTITDAEGRLELKVRISGDASDPSVFGEARVIDGAFRFAGFPVPLEELGGRVTFSAHRLIFEDFGARLGSGWVDLGGVATLADGGLHDYAFDVAVRDAALRPMTGVELGFDAQARLHWDPSMRLPRLAGQVQLERLVYSRPTSLSPTLGELNRPERDLLSDYDAENDNLEVELTITGRPIRVRNNLMTVDIAIADRDRPFQIVGTDQRLGVLGQLAVQRGNVRFRNALLEMRSGDIRFDDPTRINPSFDITAETDIRTRNLDQNNWRISLHAFGNLDAFRLDARSDPSASEQDILLLLTIGLTTAQAQSLQAADLGGAALEAVSSLSGVNDEVSDALQVIDDFAITTMYSTRTNRPEPQVTIGKRIAERVRLTASTSLTGDTREIRAGVEWQLGDQTSIQAGYDNVNRETQSSFGNVGIDFHWRIEFE, encoded by the coding sequence ATGCGATGGCTGCGAAACCTCGTGCTCGGGATCGTGGCGGTGGTGTCGTTCGCGGTGGGGCTGACGCAGACGGGCTGGGGGCGCGCGCGCATCCGCGAGCTGACCATCGCGGTCATCCGCGACCAGCTGGGGCTGGAGGCGACGTTCGGCGAGCTGCGCGTGGACCCGGGGCTGTTCCCCCCGCGCATCGAGGTGGTGGCGAGCGAGATCGCGCTGGTGGACCCCGTGTACGGGCGCCTGGTGAAGGCCAACCGCCTGGTCATCTCGCCCAGCGTGCGCGCGCTGCTGCGGGGCGAGCTGGACCTGGACGAGATCTTGATCGACGGCGCGGTGGTGAACCTCATCGTGCGCGAGGGCGAGGTGCGCAACCTGCCCCGGCCGCGTGTGGAGCCAGACCCGGACAGCCCGACGACGCTGCCCTTCTCGCGCCTGACCCTGACCAACGCCACCGTGCAGGTGGACGGCGGGCCGGACGGGAGCGCGTCGCTCACGCAGCTGGAGGTGGACCTGCGCGTCTCGGGCGGCACCGTGCTGCAGCTGAGCGTGGAGGGCGGCGAGGGTTCGCTGCGGCAAGGCGAGCGGCGGCTGGTGCTGGACTCGCTGCGCGCGGTGGTCACGGTGGACCCCGACTCGGGCATCGACGTGGCCGAGCTGGCGGTGGAGAGCGAGCACTTCGGGGTGGGGGCGAGCGAGGCCCACGTGCCCCTGCCGTTCGAGCCACGCTTCTTCGGCAACGTGCGCGTGCGGGCGGATCTGGCGCACCTGGACGAGCTGCCCATCGACGTCGAGCTGCCGCCCCTGCGCGGGCTGGTGGAGGTGGACGCGACCGTGGGGGTGCGCGACGGGACGCCCGAAGGCAGCGGCCAGGTGCGGCTGCGCGACGCGGCCATCGACACGTACGGCCTGGGCGAGCGCGTGGAGCTCGACTTCGAGTTCGACCCCACCGAGGTGCGCGTGACGGAGATGCGCTTCCAGGTGGTGGAGGGCGGCGGCGTGGTGACCGGGCACGCGTCGGTGGGCTTCACGGCCGACCTGCCGCTCACGGCGCAGCTCGACATCGACGCGCTGCAGCTGGCCAAGCTGCTGAAGCAGCTGGGGGTCACCCCGGACGCCATCGCGCAGTGGACGCTGGGGGGGCGCATCGATCTCGCCGGGACGCTCTCACCGCTCGACCTGAGCGGGCCCATCCGCGTGCGCACCGAGGACTTCCTGGTCACGGCGGACGCGTGGCACCACCGGCCGGCCACGCGCATCATGGGCATCGAGCGCGGTCGCGTGGAGGGGCGCGTGACGGTCACGCCCGAGGGGCTGGGCTTCCGCGACCTGGACGTGACCATGCCCAACTCGACGGCCCACGTGGACGTGCTGCTGGGCTTCGGGGACTTCATCGAGGTGGTGGGGCACAGCACGCAGATGGACCTGGCCGACGTGACGCCGCTGACCACGCTCCACCTGGGCGGGCGCGGGACGTGGGAGGCCACGCTGCGGGGCCCGTACAACAACCCCGCGGTGAGCGGACACGTGCAGATGAGCGGCTTCGAGTTCGACACGTTCCGAGCGGGCGACATCGACTCCGACTGGCAGCTCGAGAACGAGAGCATGTCGGTGCGCTTCCCGCTCATCACCGCCGTCAAGAACGACAGCCGCTACACCGTACAGGACCTGTTCGTGGACTTCCGCCACAGCCGTATGGAGGTCACGGCCGAGGTGCACGCGCAGCGCATGGTGCTGGCGGACCTCTACCACATCTTCCGGCTGGAGACGGACGAGCACTTCACGCCGTTCCAGGGCGTGGCGCACGGCACCACGCGTGTGCGCTACACGACGGGCTTCCCCGACGACCTGCCCACCGGGACGCTGCGCGCCTCGGTCGACATCGGCTTCTCGAGCGCGCACTTCGCGGGCTTCGCCTTCGACGCAGGGGCGCTCGAGGCCGACTGGCGCTGGCTCGACTACGCGCGCGGCGTGGACGGCGCCGAGCTGGACGTCACGCACCTCGCGCTGCACAAGGGCGGGGGCACCATCGCCGTGGCGGGCACCATGGCGCTGGGCGGGGTGCTGCAGATGAGCGTCTCGGCCGACAACATCCCGTTCGCGGCGACCGAGGGCTTCGAGGGCATGCCCGACCTGAGCGGCACCTGGTCGCTGCTGGGCCAGGTGGAGGGCACCAGCTCGGTGCCGCACGTCAACGCCGACCTGGGGTTGCACCAGCTCGCCTGGGCGGGGGAGCCGCTGGGCCACGGGCGCCTCTACGTGCGGCTGACCGACCGCACCGACCCGTGGGTGGCCGAGGCCAGCGACTGGGACCCGCGCAACCCGCCCGCCGACGAGCCCTGCCGGCACGCGCGCGTCGGGCTGGCGCAGGGGCGCTGGCCAGCCGACCCGCCCATCCAGACGCCCGCGGGTCCAGTGCCGGCGCTCACGCGCCCGATGGCGTTCCTGCTGTGCGGCGACGCGCTGACGGGCCAGATCGGCGTGGATCTGGCCGTGGGCTGGACCTCCCAGCTACCGCTGCGGGGCGAGGTGCGCTTCGACCCGCTGGACCTCGCGCCCTTCTTGGCCGGGTCCCTGCCCGGCGCCACGTCACGCGGCGTGATGCAGGGACGCATGCTGTTCGACGACGGCGCGCTCGACAACGACACCTACGGCGGCGACCTCGCGATCGAGCGGCTCGAGGTGGAGGTGGAGGGCATCCCCATCCACAACGACGGGCCGATCGACGTGCACTTCGTGCGCGGCGAGGGGCGCATCCGGCGCATGGCGCTGGTGGGTCCCGGCACCGAGCTGGGCGTGAGTGGCCGCGCCTCGCTGCGGACCGGGCTGCGGACGCGGGTGGACGGCGTGGTGGACCTGGGCCTGCTCGCCACCACCAGCCCCACCATCACCGACGCCGAGGGACGGCTCGAGCTGAAGGTGCGCATCTCGGGCGACGCGTCGGACCCGTCGGTGTTCGGTGAGGCGCGCGTCATCGACGGCGCGTTCCGCTTCGCGGGCTTCCCCGTGCCGCTCGAGGAGCTGGGGGGTCGGGTCACGTTCAGCGCGCACCGCCTCATCTTCGAGGACTTCGGCGCGCGCCTGGGCAGCGGCTGGGTGGACCTGGGCGGCGTCGCGACCCTGGCGGACGGCGGGCTGCACGACTACGCGTTCGACGTGGCGGTGCGCGACGCGGCGCTACGGCCGATGACGGGCGTGGAGCTGGGATTCGACGCACAGGCACGCCTGCACTGGGACCCGAGCATGCGTCTGCCGCGGTTGGCGGGGCAGGTGCAGTTGGAACGCCTGGTGTACTCGCGGCCCACCAGCCTCTCGCCGACGCTGGGCGAGCTGAACCGCCCCGAGCGCGACCTGCTGAGCGACTACGACGCCGAGAACGACAACCTCGAGGTGGAGCTGACCATCACGGGGCGGCCCATCCGCGTGCGCAACAACCTCATGACGGTGGACATCGCCATCGCCGACCGCGACCGACCCTTCCAGATCGTCGGCACGGACCAGCGCCTGGGCGTGCTGGGGCAGCTGGCCGTGCAGCGCGGCAACGTGCGCTTCCGCAACGCGCTGCTCGAGATGCGCAGCGGCGACATCCGCTTCGACGACCCGACGCGCATCAACCCCAGCTTCGACATCACGGCCGAGACGGACATCCGCACCCGCAACCTGGACCAGAACAACTGGCGCATCTCGCTGCACGCCTTCGGCAATCTGGATGCGTTCCGCTTGGACGCCCGCTCGGACCCGTCGGCCAGCGAGCAGGACATCCTGCTGCTGCTGACGATCGGCCTGACCACGGCGCAGGCCCAGTCGCTGCAAGCCGCCGACCTCGGTGGCGCGGCGCTCGAGGCGGTGTCCAGCCTGTCCGGCGTGAACGACGAGGTCAGCGACGCCCTGCAGGTGATCGACGACTTCGCCATCACCACCATGTACAGTACGCGCACCAACCGACCGGAACCCCAAGTGACCATCGGAAAGCGCATCGCCGAACGCGTGAGGCTGACGGCGTCGACCAGCCTCACGGGCGACACGCGCGAGATCCGCGCGGGCGTGGAGTGGCAGTTGGGCGACCAGACCAGCATCCAGGCGGGCTACGACAACGTGAACCGCGAGACGCAGTCGTCCTTCGGCAACGTGGGCATCGACTTCCACTGGCGCATCGAGTTCGAGTGA